Below is a genomic region from Raphanus sativus cultivar WK10039 chromosome 4, ASM80110v3, whole genome shotgun sequence.
CTGTTAATGCTGCAGATAATTCTGGTTTGGAGTTGCTCCTTAAAATTAAACTATCCATAAACTATGATCAATTTGGTTAAAATAATACAACTGTGGCATATAAGAGGGTACAAGGAACAGTAAGTATGTTTTTGGTTTCAGTCTTCCTTAATCATCATCTTTTAAAGCTTAGAGAGTTTGACTTCTTGAGTGGAAGGTCGAAAAGCTACGAAGGTGCTATCAGTTGAAAAGGAGCCTGGATTGAAACATGTTGTTCCCCCAACTTGCACAACCTTTTGCTTGCTCATGTCACCTAATACTATCGTATGCGGAGTTGTTGGGTATAGTCGAAGAGAGTGATCATAGTTCCAAACGATAGGTTGCACCATGAGAAGTAGAGGACATAAGTGGCTCTGGTGAGTTATTGTGTAAATCTTTTAAATTTAGCTGTTATcaatataaattcaaaactaGTTTGGTTTAGAAAACGTATCTAAAGGTTTTTCACAAAGTATAATATAGACCAGAACCAATcaataaaattgtttatattttaggTGTTTAAAAGGTTTTAGCAGTCGCAGATCAAAGTAGATATTTGGGGGAGAGATGGTGTTAAGTTGTTAACTTTAAACTCTCTCACCCGTGTGAAGATGCAATATGATTGGACGAGGGAGATGACTGGCACTGTGGCGCGTGAACGAAATTTAACTGTTTTTATGACTGCTCGTGTtattatcattggcagtgattATACTTAACGTGACCGACCTGTTTTTCCTATCCTAGTTTCCTTCACTCCTCCAATCCTCCTGGTGAACATGGATGAAAAAAGCAGAgaccaaaagaaagaaacaaagagtagcttttttttttagtggACACCTCTTTTAAGGCCTTGGTTCATGAGTGTATGGCCAATGCATATTCCTTGAGTCTCCACCCAAACAACacctttcttatatatatatgtgaatagATCAGGCCGTACTACAGCCACAAAGCTGACAGGAATACAGGATCATGGAAGTACGTTTAGTCACAGTGTCTCACACTTCTTCACACTAGGAGGAGGAACGAAGACATCTCCTagtccagaaaaaaaaatcagcaagACATGGAGGATTCCACCCTGAACCCGCCGGCACAAGAGAACTAGAAATTGAGCTAATGTCAAAGATGTAACGATCACCATGGCAGAAACTATAGGTTCAACCTTTACGAGAGGAGAGAAAGATTGTACCTTTCCCAAGGGCTCTGAACTTCCTTTTGCGACTGGGAACATCAGGGAAGCCAGCAGTCGCCTATAAATCTGAAAACCATAACAGAGAGACACAACTAACGCAGCGATCTCCATAGCCATAGGGAGTTTCACTAGTAAGAATATGTAAAAAGGCAGCTGATGAATAGTAGTGGGCTACACAGAACCCGAACAAGGCACAGCCACTGCAAAAGAATGATTTAATGATCAATTCCTTCAAATAGATAATGAGCCAATAAAGAGAGTCGTTGATATCCTATCAAGAAAATTTCAGGACAGTTTACAATAAAGAAAGTGTTGCAAACTAAAACATGTTTACACATCAAGAGAGACATGAACAGTCTGAAAAAGAGAGGCTAAAACATTCAAAAGCCAAAACACATAATTAAAGATTTATCCGAAAGAAAGATGATTGCACATTCTTTCCATTAGCCTGGTTAGTTGAGTTGCAGTAAGCTTGGAAGATATGAAGAGCACAACAGTGGCGGATAAAATTTCTTATGAGGAGAAGAACTGAGATAGGGAGCTTCTCGGATTCTCACAGATTTGAAGTATCCATCTTCTCCGAAGACGTGAGCAGTTTGGTAGAAACATCCACTGACCGTTTCCAGAACGAAAACCAAAGCAATTTTCTTCTCCTCATCAACGAGAAAACTCCCACCAAAAGGATTAACCCAACAGCCAGTGACCACTTTCAGAAACTTTGTCCAAGACACAACATGAGGACCAATCTTATCCGTAACGCTAATCTCGATCGTCTCACGTGTATCCGAATGTTGATACAACGCAGCGAGCTGCTGCTCTTCTCTTCTAACGCAAGATAAAGACAGATAATGCAACGCAAAGTAAGAATGAGACGGCGGCAGAGGCAGAAGCGGTCCAATGCTTTCTGCTGTGAAatcaaaacagaggaagtaaCCTCCAGAAACACTCGAACGAAAATAAGTGTTTCCTTTCAGAGAGACGCCGCGTGAAAGAAGGCATCTCTCCCAGCGAGGAATGACATCACCAAGAACCTTCCAGGAACTCGAGCTAAACTCGTAGAGTTCGAACCCTAAAACGTTCTCGCTTGTAACTGGATGAATCTCGTCGGAGATCCTCAGGATCTTGTGGTTAAGACTCTTGTCGTATCCGAGAGCAAACCTGTCTGAACTATGGAAACTACCGTGTCTGGGTTCGATCCACCTCTTCTGACCTAAGTAAGGATTCCACACCAAGATCCTAGAGCAATC
It encodes:
- the LOC108853266 gene encoding F-box/kelch-repeat protein At3g13680-like, which gives rise to MDSGRICLMNFNLSKDNGEPSIRQVSVLDRIQIFYVFHCDDGLLLCFLKDCSRILVWNPYLGQKRWIEPRHGSFHSSDRFALGYDKSLNHKILRISDEIHPVTSENVLGFELYEFSSSSWKVLGDVIPRWERCLLSRGVSLKGNTYFRSSVSGGYFLCFDFTAESIGPLLPLPPSHSYFALHYLSLSCVRREEQQLAALYQHSDTRETIEISVTDKIGPHVVSWTKFLKVVTGCWVNPFGGSFLVDEEKKIALVFVLETVSGCFYQTAHVFGEDGYFKSATAGFPDVPSRKRKFRALGKGDVFVPPPSVKKCETL